A window of Natrinema versiforme contains these coding sequences:
- the gdhB gene encoding glutamate dehydrogenase GdhB: MTTSSPATESESADELDSALVTARRQLERAATHVDVDPGVVERLKHPTRVQQVSVPLEREDGNVEVFTGYRAQHDDVRGPYKGGLRYHPEVSAEECTGLSMWMTWKCAVMDLPFGGGKGGIAVDPKELNEDETERLTRRFAEELRDAVGPTKDVAAPDMGTDAQTMAWFMDAYSMQQGETIPGVVTGKPPVIGGSYGREEAPGRSTAIVTREAVQYYDRELSETTVAVQGFGSVGANAARLLEEWGATVVAVSDVNGAIYDPEGIDVEEIPSHDEEPEAVTRFATEIADADSVRRLSNEALLELDVDVLIPAAVGNVITADNADAIAADIVVEGANGPTTFAADTILEERDVQVIPDILANAGGVTVSYFEWLQDINRRQWSLERVNEELEEHMLEAWDDVRAEVDAEGLTWRDAAYVVALSRIAEAKETRGLWP, from the coding sequence ATGACTACCTCATCACCCGCGACGGAAAGCGAATCAGCGGACGAACTCGATTCGGCGCTCGTCACCGCTCGCCGGCAGTTAGAGCGGGCCGCGACCCACGTCGATGTCGATCCCGGGGTCGTCGAGCGGCTGAAGCACCCGACGCGAGTCCAACAGGTATCGGTTCCCCTCGAGCGCGAGGACGGTAACGTCGAGGTCTTTACAGGGTACCGAGCCCAGCACGACGACGTTCGCGGCCCGTATAAGGGCGGCCTGCGCTACCACCCCGAAGTGTCCGCCGAGGAGTGTACCGGGCTCTCGATGTGGATGACCTGGAAGTGCGCCGTGATGGATCTGCCCTTCGGCGGCGGGAAAGGCGGTATCGCCGTCGATCCGAAGGAGCTGAACGAGGACGAAACCGAACGGCTCACCCGTCGCTTCGCGGAGGAACTGCGCGACGCGGTCGGCCCGACGAAAGACGTCGCCGCACCGGACATGGGCACCGACGCCCAGACGATGGCGTGGTTCATGGACGCCTACTCGATGCAACAGGGCGAGACGATCCCCGGCGTCGTCACCGGCAAACCGCCGGTCATCGGCGGCTCCTACGGTCGCGAGGAGGCCCCCGGCCGGTCGACCGCGATCGTCACGCGGGAGGCGGTCCAGTACTACGATCGCGAACTCTCCGAGACGACCGTCGCCGTCCAGGGCTTCGGCAGCGTCGGCGCGAACGCCGCCCGCCTCCTCGAGGAGTGGGGTGCAACCGTCGTCGCCGTCTCGGACGTCAACGGCGCGATCTACGACCCAGAGGGGATCGACGTCGAGGAGATTCCCTCCCACGACGAGGAGCCCGAAGCGGTCACCCGCTTCGCGACCGAGATCGCCGACGCGGACAGCGTCCGGCGACTCTCGAACGAGGCCCTCCTCGAGCTAGACGTGGACGTCCTGATTCCGGCCGCGGTCGGCAACGTCATCACGGCGGACAACGCCGACGCCATCGCGGCCGACATCGTCGTCGAGGGCGCGAACGGTCCGACCACCTTCGCCGCCGATACCATCCTCGAGGAACGAGACGTGCAGGTGATTCCGGACATCCTCGCGAACGCGGGCGGTGTCACGGTCTCGTACTTCGAGTGGCTCCAGGACATCAACCGCCGCCAGTGGTCCCTCGAGCGCGTCAACGAGGAACTCGAGGAACACATGCTCGAAGCGTGGGACGACGTCCGGGCCGAGGTCGACGCCGAAGGGCTGACGTGGCGCGACGCGGCCTACGTAGTGGCGCTGTCCCGGATCGCGGAGGCCAAGGAGACCCGCGGGCTCTGGCCCTGA
- a CDS encoding M24 family metallopeptidase — protein MPREHIFDEAEYERRVARTKERLREEDLDAIIVADPANMNYLTGYDGWSFYVHQAVVVTPDRDEPVWIGRDMDGGGARATTHLGDDSIRAYSDDHVHSPHDLHPMDYVAGVLEELEVADGRIGLEMDAAYFTAKSYTRLQQNLPEAEFEDATLLVGWVRIKKSERELEYMREAARISENAMRAGLDVIEEGVPEYEAAAAIYEQLITGTEEYGGDYPSIVPLMPSGDHTGTPHLTWTDREFEDGDPVIIELSGCRHRYHSPLARTTFVGDPPAELEETADIVVEGLEAALDAAEPGVTCESVEEAWRETIAQYGLEKEDRIGYSMGLGYPPDWGEHTASIRPGDETVLEEDMTFHMIPGIWTDEIGMEISETFHVTSDGTETLADFPRELFTT, from the coding sequence ATGCCACGAGAGCATATCTTCGACGAGGCCGAGTACGAGCGGCGGGTCGCTCGGACGAAAGAGCGGCTGCGCGAGGAAGACCTCGACGCGATCATCGTTGCCGATCCGGCGAACATGAACTATCTGACGGGGTACGACGGCTGGTCGTTCTACGTCCATCAGGCTGTTGTGGTCACGCCCGATCGGGACGAACCCGTCTGGATCGGCCGCGACATGGACGGCGGCGGCGCGCGGGCGACGACCCACCTCGGCGACGACAGCATCCGCGCCTACAGCGACGACCACGTCCACTCGCCCCACGACCTCCACCCGATGGACTACGTGGCGGGCGTCCTCGAGGAACTCGAGGTCGCGGACGGCCGGATCGGCCTCGAGATGGACGCCGCCTACTTCACCGCGAAGTCCTACACGCGCCTCCAGCAGAACCTCCCCGAGGCCGAGTTCGAGGACGCGACGCTGCTGGTCGGCTGGGTTCGGATCAAGAAGTCCGAGCGGGAACTCGAGTACATGCGCGAGGCCGCTCGGATCTCCGAGAACGCGATGCGGGCGGGCCTCGACGTCATCGAGGAGGGGGTTCCGGAGTACGAGGCCGCGGCCGCGATCTACGAGCAGTTGATCACCGGCACCGAGGAGTACGGCGGCGACTACCCCTCGATCGTCCCGCTGATGCCCTCGGGCGACCACACCGGCACGCCGCATCTCACGTGGACCGACCGGGAGTTCGAGGACGGCGATCCGGTCATCATCGAACTTTCGGGCTGCCGGCACCGGTATCACTCCCCGCTGGCCCGCACGACGTTCGTCGGCGACCCGCCCGCGGAACTCGAGGAGACCGCCGACATCGTCGTCGAGGGACTCGAGGCGGCGCTCGACGCCGCCGAGCCCGGCGTGACCTGCGAGTCGGTCGAGGAGGCGTGGCGCGAGACCATCGCCCAGTACGGCCTCGAGAAGGAGGACCGGATCGGCTACTCGATGGGACTGGGCTACCCGCCGGACTGGGGCGAGCACACCGCGAGCATCCGGCCCGGCGACGAGACTGTCCTCGAGGAGGACATGACGTTCCACATGATTCCGGGCATCTGGACGGACGAGATCGGCATGGAGATCAGCGAGACGTTCCACGTGACGAGCGACGGCACGGAGACGCTCGCCGATTTCCCGCGAGAGCTTTTCACAACGTAG
- a CDS encoding CDP-2,3-bis-(O-geranylgeranyl)-sn-glycerol synthase has product MAVLETIVIAFWAMLPAYVPNNAAVLAGGGRPIDGGRTWGAKRVLGDGKTWRGTAMGITAGLALAAVLTVLADGVGDALGFAVPEFTPLAALGLAGGAMLGDILASFLKRRTGRQRGAMFPGLDQLDFVVVSLPLVALLEFGWFRNWFTLEVILVVVVLTPILHVTTNMIAYKLGLKNEPW; this is encoded by the coding sequence ATGGCAGTACTCGAGACTATCGTGATCGCGTTCTGGGCGATGTTGCCCGCCTACGTTCCGAACAACGCCGCGGTGCTGGCCGGCGGCGGCCGGCCGATCGACGGTGGTCGGACGTGGGGAGCGAAGCGCGTCCTCGGCGACGGCAAGACGTGGCGCGGTACGGCGATGGGAATCACTGCGGGTCTGGCCCTCGCGGCGGTGCTGACGGTCCTCGCCGACGGCGTCGGCGACGCGCTCGGGTTCGCCGTCCCGGAGTTTACCCCGCTCGCCGCACTCGGACTCGCCGGCGGCGCGATGCTCGGCGACATCCTCGCGTCCTTCCTCAAGCGCCGGACCGGCCGCCAGCGCGGCGCGATGTTCCCCGGCCTCGACCAACTGGACTTCGTCGTCGTCTCGCTCCCGCTGGTCGCCCTGCTCGAATTCGGGTGGTTCCGGAACTGGTTCACGCTCGAGGTCATCCTCGTCGTCGTGGTCCTGACGCCGATCCTCCACGTGACGACGAACATGATCGCGTACAAACTCGGACTGAAGAACGAGCCGTGGTAA
- the pyrE gene encoding orotate phosphoribosyltransferase, with protein sequence MTNQALIDALRDADAVQFGEFELSHGGTSEYYVDKYLFETDPDCLEAISEAFADRLADDDKLGGVALGGVPLAAATSVAAGVPYVIARKQRKEYGTGNLIEGRLEDGEEVVVVEDIVTTGTSLVEAVEALREAGATVERALVVVDREEGGRENVEDAGVEMESLVTASDLLESQ encoded by the coding sequence ATGACGAATCAGGCACTCATCGATGCCCTCCGAGACGCCGACGCCGTCCAGTTCGGCGAGTTCGAACTCTCCCACGGCGGTACCAGCGAGTACTACGTCGACAAGTACCTCTTCGAGACCGATCCGGACTGTCTCGAGGCCATCTCGGAGGCCTTCGCCGACCGCCTCGCGGACGACGACAAACTCGGCGGCGTCGCGCTGGGCGGAGTGCCGCTTGCCGCCGCGACGAGCGTCGCGGCCGGCGTCCCCTACGTCATCGCGCGCAAACAGCGCAAGGAGTACGGCACCGGGAACCTGATCGAGGGGCGACTCGAGGACGGCGAGGAGGTCGTCGTCGTCGAGGACATCGTGACGACGGGGACGAGTCTGGTCGAGGCCGTCGAGGCGCTCCGGGAGGCCGGCGCGACCGTCGAGCGCGCGCTCGTCGTCGTCGACCGCGAGGAGGGCGGCCGCGAGAACGTCGAGGACGCCGGCGTCGAGATGGAGTCGCTGGTGACCGCGAGCGATCTGCTCGAGAGCCAGTAA
- the thrS gene encoding threonine--tRNA ligase, giving the protein MSESDSQEQLTVVLPDGSELEVDADATIEDCAYEIGPGLGSDTVAGKLDGDLVAKEQPVYDGAELEIITDGSEEYLEVMRHSAAHCLAQAVERLFDAEEVKLAIGPPTDEGFYYDFDNLDVDEEDLADLEDEMEAIIEADYDIEREVVSIDEAEERLADEPYKLELLSEFAEEADTVTFYTQGEWEDLCAGPHVDSTGEIGAIELLEIAGAYWRGDEENTMQTRIYGTAFEDESDLEDFLERKQEAEKRDHRRIGNEMDLFSIQDVTGPGLPLYHPAGKTVLSELEAFVKDLNEDAGYDYVETPHVFKTDLWHRSGHYENYQDDMFIFDVGDDEFGLKPMNCPGHAAIFQDHSWSYRDLPIRYAENGKVYRKEQRGELSGLSRVWAFTIDDGHLFIRPDQIRQEVEEIMDMITDVLETFDLEYEMALATRPEKSVGSDEIWDRAEEQLENVLENRAHDYEVEEGDGAFYGPKIDFAFEDAIGRSWDGPTVQLDFNMPERFDLNYVGEDNEEHRPVMIHRALYGSYERFFMMLIEHYEGRFPLWLAPEQVRVLPISDDNLGYAHRVANEFDDFRVEVDGRDSTLERKIRAAHDDRVPYQIIVGDNEEEDGNISVRDRFEDQEYDVEIEDFKQHLETEIEEQRTQPDFLQD; this is encoded by the coding sequence ATGTCAGAATCAGACTCACAGGAGCAGCTAACGGTCGTACTGCCCGACGGATCCGAACTCGAAGTCGACGCCGACGCGACGATCGAAGACTGCGCCTACGAGATCGGGCCGGGCCTCGGGAGCGACACGGTCGCCGGCAAACTCGACGGCGACCTCGTCGCCAAGGAGCAGCCGGTCTACGACGGCGCCGAACTCGAGATCATCACCGACGGCAGCGAGGAGTACCTCGAGGTCATGCGTCATTCGGCGGCCCACTGTCTCGCACAGGCGGTCGAACGGCTGTTCGACGCCGAGGAGGTCAAACTCGCGATCGGCCCGCCGACGGACGAGGGCTTCTACTACGACTTCGACAACCTCGATGTCGACGAGGAGGACCTCGCCGACCTCGAGGACGAGATGGAGGCGATCATCGAGGCGGACTACGACATCGAGCGCGAGGTCGTCTCGATCGACGAGGCCGAAGAGCGACTGGCCGACGAGCCGTACAAGCTCGAACTACTCTCCGAGTTCGCCGAGGAAGCAGACACCGTCACATTCTACACGCAAGGCGAGTGGGAGGACCTCTGTGCCGGCCCGCACGTCGACTCGACGGGCGAAATCGGCGCGATCGAACTGCTCGAGATCGCGGGGGCCTACTGGCGCGGCGACGAGGAGAACACGATGCAGACCCGGATCTACGGGACGGCATTCGAAGACGAGAGCGATCTCGAGGACTTCCTCGAACGCAAGCAGGAAGCCGAGAAGCGCGACCACCGGCGGATCGGCAACGAGATGGACCTCTTCTCGATTCAGGACGTGACCGGGCCGGGGCTGCCGCTCTATCACCCCGCCGGGAAGACCGTCCTCTCGGAACTCGAGGCGTTCGTCAAAGACCTCAACGAGGACGCGGGCTACGACTACGTCGAGACGCCCCACGTCTTCAAGACGGACCTCTGGCACCGGTCGGGCCACTACGAGAACTATCAGGACGACATGTTCATCTTCGACGTCGGCGACGACGAGTTCGGCCTGAAGCCGATGAACTGTCCCGGCCACGCCGCCATCTTCCAGGACCACTCGTGGAGCTATCGGGACCTGCCGATCCGGTACGCCGAGAACGGCAAAGTGTATCGAAAGGAACAGCGGGGCGAACTCTCCGGACTCTCGCGGGTCTGGGCCTTTACGATCGACGACGGCCACCTGTTCATCCGGCCCGACCAGATCAGACAGGAGGTCGAGGAGATCATGGACATGATCACCGATGTCCTCGAGACGTTCGACCTCGAGTACGAGATGGCGCTCGCCACCCGGCCCGAGAAGTCGGTCGGCTCCGACGAAATCTGGGACCGCGCCGAGGAGCAACTCGAGAACGTCCTCGAGAACCGCGCCCACGACTACGAGGTCGAGGAGGGCGACGGCGCGTTCTACGGGCCGAAGATCGACTTCGCGTTCGAGGACGCCATCGGCCGCTCGTGGGACGGCCCGACGGTCCAACTCGACTTCAACATGCCCGAGCGGTTCGACCTGAACTACGTCGGCGAGGACAACGAGGAACACCGGCCGGTCATGATTCACCGCGCGCTCTACGGCAGCTACGAGCGGTTCTTCATGATGCTCATCGAGCACTACGAGGGTCGGTTCCCGCTGTGGCTCGCGCCCGAACAGGTCCGCGTACTGCCCATCTCCGACGACAACCTCGGCTACGCCCACCGCGTCGCGAACGAGTTCGACGACTTCCGCGTCGAGGTCGATGGCCGCGACTCCACCTTGGAGCGAAAGATCCGCGCGGCCCACGACGACCGCGTGCCGTACCAGATCATCGTTGGGGACAACGAGGAGGAGGACGGCAACATCTCGGTCCGAGACCGCTTCGAGGATCAGGAGTACGACGTCGAAATCGAGGACTTCAAACAGCACCTCGAGACCGAAATCGAGGAACAGCGCACGCAGCCGGACTTCCTGCAGGACTGA
- a CDS encoding isoprenylcysteine carboxylmethyltransferase family protein, with protein MTDALTSAVFAVGVGLALANLTGIVASASGLLEYWPPGERNWTYYAHWGISHSLNVVVLALTYLSWNSLGLPRGPSLAAGAVLFVAGYAVAIAAGLDLGVEETKGLAGNLRTGGWYRYSRNPQYVGYIVATIGFALVANSAPVTVVCAIYLGWWLSLPLAEEPWLRERYGEEYERYAERVPRFVGVRTIRALVDSRSETSTSETT; from the coding sequence ATGACCGATGCGCTGACGAGCGCCGTGTTCGCCGTGGGCGTCGGCCTCGCACTCGCGAACCTCACGGGAATCGTCGCCAGCGCATCGGGCCTGCTCGAGTACTGGCCACCGGGCGAACGGAATTGGACCTACTACGCCCACTGGGGGATCTCGCACTCGCTCAACGTCGTCGTGCTCGCGCTCACGTATCTCAGTTGGAACAGCCTCGGCCTGCCGCGGGGCCCGTCGCTGGCTGCGGGTGCCGTGCTGTTCGTGGCCGGCTACGCCGTCGCCATCGCGGCCGGGCTGGACCTCGGCGTCGAGGAAACGAAGGGACTTGCGGGCAACCTGCGAACCGGCGGCTGGTACCGCTACTCGCGGAATCCCCAGTACGTCGGCTACATCGTCGCGACGATCGGGTTCGCGCTGGTGGCGAACTCCGCGCCCGTGACCGTCGTCTGCGCGATCTACCTCGGCTGGTGGCTCTCGTTACCGCTCGCCGAGGAACCGTGGCTGCGCGAGCGGTACGGTGAGGAGTACGAGCGGTACGCCGAACGCGTGCCGCGGTTCGTCGGAGTACGCACGATTCGTGCGCTCGTCGATAGCCGATCCGAAACCAGCACATCGGAGACGACGTGA
- a CDS encoding helix-turn-helix domain-containing protein — MKYLDVRLRQPDRMLHPMQRFIREGDAVRYEELRAWNILGPEGDREYELFYAEADREVYVEAIEAVDSVRWYDLTPIDDDSFYVYICQETREEDVRWRESFAALDLVIVPPVIYDSEAAFYMTIVGAGDDLQAMLEGLPDEIDVTVRAIGEYDRRHAPLTGDLTDRQLEAVEAAVAVGYYEVPREAGVESVAERLGCASSTAATLLQKAQARVMRRLVRRYGREGTSGERDAPIG, encoded by the coding sequence ATGAAGTACCTCGATGTCCGGCTCCGCCAGCCCGACAGGATGCTCCATCCCATGCAGCGGTTCATCCGCGAGGGAGACGCGGTCCGCTACGAGGAACTGCGGGCGTGGAATATCCTCGGCCCCGAAGGCGACCGCGAGTACGAACTGTTCTACGCCGAGGCCGACCGCGAGGTGTACGTTGAGGCCATCGAGGCCGTCGATTCGGTCCGCTGGTACGATCTCACGCCGATCGACGACGACTCGTTCTACGTCTACATCTGTCAGGAGACTCGCGAGGAGGACGTCCGCTGGCGGGAATCGTTCGCCGCGCTCGATCTCGTCATCGTGCCGCCCGTGATCTACGATTCCGAGGCCGCGTTCTACATGACGATCGTCGGCGCCGGCGACGACCTGCAGGCGATGCTCGAGGGGCTCCCCGACGAGATCGACGTTACCGTTCGCGCGATCGGGGAGTACGACCGCCGGCACGCGCCACTGACTGGCGACCTTACCGACCGCCAACTCGAGGCGGTCGAAGCCGCCGTCGCCGTCGGTTACTACGAGGTCCCCCGCGAGGCGGGCGTCGAGTCCGTGGCCGAACGGCTGGGGTGTGCCTCGAGTACGGCTGCGACGCTCCTCCAGAAGGCACAGGCGCGGGTCATGCGGCGATTGGTCCGCCGCTACGGGCGGGAAGGGACGAGCGGCGAGCGCGACGCTCCCATCGGCTGA
- a CDS encoding phosphoribosyltransferase family protein, with translation MNRAEKAALQLRAVDVLRMLKETRTYDELAETTGLPAGDLNRYVNGHVLPGTERAREVVDDLGRAALSEELEARIRVDDEGYVDNSATVFDQSFLDLAAPVVANGFDFDRPDVVLTAATDGITLAAALASYYGVRCAYAKKSKETAVEEFIEARQRLQSGIELTYYLPASAIEPGESVLVVDDLIRSGETQELLLDIAHTAEADVAGVFALIAAGEDGIRRARDRTDAPVGALTSV, from the coding sequence ATGAACAGAGCCGAGAAGGCGGCCCTCCAGCTACGAGCCGTCGACGTGTTGCGGATGTTAAAGGAGACGCGGACCTACGACGAACTCGCCGAGACGACGGGGCTTCCGGCCGGCGATCTCAACCGGTACGTCAACGGGCACGTCCTGCCCGGGACCGAGCGCGCCCGCGAGGTCGTCGACGACCTCGGCCGGGCGGCGTTGAGCGAGGAACTCGAGGCGCGGATTCGCGTCGACGACGAGGGCTATGTCGACAACAGCGCGACGGTCTTCGACCAGTCCTTCCTCGACCTGGCCGCGCCGGTGGTGGCGAACGGGTTCGACTTCGACCGGCCGGACGTCGTCCTCACCGCCGCGACGGACGGCATCACGCTCGCGGCCGCGCTCGCGAGCTACTACGGCGTCCGCTGTGCCTACGCGAAAAAGAGCAAGGAGACCGCCGTCGAGGAGTTCATCGAGGCCCGCCAGCGCCTGCAGTCGGGGATCGAACTCACCTATTACCTGCCGGCCTCCGCGATCGAGCCCGGCGAATCGGTCCTCGTCGTCGACGACCTCATCCGCTCGGGCGAGACCCAGGAACTCCTCCTCGATATCGCTCACACCGCCGAGGCCGACGTCGCCGGCGTCTTCGCCCTCATCGCGGCCGGCGAGGACGGCATCCGACGCGCCCGCGACCGCACCGACGCGCCGGTCGGCGCGCTCACGAGCGTCTGA
- the glmS gene encoding methylaspartate mutase subunit S — MTETVILGVIGSDAHVVGITILEQALEAAGFDVVNLGVQSSQEEFVEAASANDAEAVLVSSLYGHAKQDCEGFHQRIADSDLEVTTYIGGNLAVGQDDFDETRAYFREMGFDRVFDSETDPEEAIEALKADLDIRPPESEREGQTVSV, encoded by the coding sequence ATGACTGAGACAGTCATCCTCGGCGTGATCGGGTCCGACGCACACGTCGTCGGGATCACCATCCTCGAACAGGCGCTGGAGGCAGCCGGATTCGACGTCGTCAATCTGGGGGTCCAGAGCTCCCAGGAGGAGTTCGTCGAAGCCGCGTCCGCCAACGACGCCGAGGCTGTACTCGTCTCGTCGCTCTACGGACACGCCAAACAGGACTGCGAGGGGTTCCACCAGCGGATCGCCGACTCCGACCTCGAGGTCACGACCTACATCGGCGGCAACCTCGCTGTCGGACAGGACGACTTCGACGAGACGCGCGCGTACTTTCGGGAGATGGGATTCGATCGGGTCTTCGACTCCGAAACCGACCCCGAGGAGGCGATCGAGGCCCTGAAGGCCGATCTCGACATCCGCCCGCCCGAGAGCGAACGGGAAGGGCAGACCGTCTCGGTCTGA
- a CDS encoding universal stress protein codes for MARHVLVAVDDSKQSTEALEFACTEYPEATITAIYVLDPGDFYAVSGVEGTAMANYDEIQDHHEERAEAVLETAREQAAEHGVELETEHVVGGVSRSIVDYAAENGVDHIVVGSHGRTGASRILLGSVAETVARRSPVPVTIVR; via the coding sequence ATGGCACGACACGTTCTCGTGGCGGTCGACGACTCGAAGCAGTCGACCGAGGCGCTCGAGTTCGCATGCACGGAGTATCCGGAGGCGACGATCACCGCGATTTACGTCCTCGATCCGGGCGACTTCTACGCGGTTAGCGGCGTCGAGGGGACCGCGATGGCCAACTACGACGAGATACAGGACCACCACGAGGAGCGGGCCGAGGCGGTCCTCGAGACGGCGCGCGAACAGGCGGCCGAACACGGCGTCGAGCTCGAGACGGAGCACGTCGTCGGCGGCGTCTCGCGATCGATCGTCGATTACGCAGCCGAGAACGGCGTCGACCACATCGTCGTCGGTAGCCACGGGCGGACGGGCGCGAGCCGGATCCTCCTCGGCAGCGTCGCGGAGACGGTCGCTCGCCGGTCGCCGGTACCGGTGACGATCGTTCGGTAG